The Marinilongibacter aquaticus genome has a window encoding:
- a CDS encoding acetyl-CoA carboxylase carboxyltransferase subunit alpha, translating into MRTLLEFEKPIAELEAKLEDMKNLALKNNVDVSSAVRNLTNSIEALRKETFENLTRWQRVQLSRHPDRPYSLDYIQLMCQEFHELHGDRNVRDDPAIVGGLGNIDGQTVMIIGQQKGRKTKERQYRNFGMPNPEGYRKALRLMRMAEKFNVPIVTLIDTPGAYPGLEAEERGQGEAIARNIKEMMTLKVPVICVIIGEGASGGALGIGVGDRVLMLENSWYSVISPENCSTILWKSWDFKEQAADALKLTAEDMKGFGLVDGLIEEPEGGAHLDFEKASEILKKRILKEIKALDKIEVQDRVDARIEKFCSMGVVIE; encoded by the coding sequence ATGAGAACTTTATTGGAGTTTGAGAAACCCATTGCCGAATTGGAAGCCAAGTTGGAAGACATGAAAAATTTGGCTTTGAAAAATAACGTAGACGTAAGTTCGGCAGTTAGAAACCTCACTAACAGCATTGAAGCCTTGAGAAAAGAAACGTTTGAGAACTTGACAAGATGGCAGAGAGTGCAGCTCTCGCGTCATCCCGATAGGCCATACAGTTTAGACTATATTCAGCTCATGTGCCAAGAATTCCACGAATTGCATGGCGACCGCAATGTCCGCGACGATCCGGCTATTGTAGGTGGTTTGGGCAATATCGATGGGCAAACTGTCATGATTATCGGTCAGCAAAAAGGACGCAAAACCAAAGAGCGACAATACCGCAACTTTGGTATGCCCAATCCCGAAGGCTACAGAAAAGCTTTGCGTTTGATGCGAATGGCCGAGAAATTCAATGTGCCCATCGTAACATTGATCGATACGCCGGGTGCTTACCCTGGGCTTGAAGCCGAAGAACGCGGACAAGGTGAAGCCATTGCCCGCAACATCAAAGAAATGATGACCTTGAAAGTGCCGGTAATTTGCGTAATTATAGGCGAGGGAGCTTCGGGCGGTGCTTTGGGAATAGGTGTGGGCGATCGCGTGCTGATGCTTGAAAACTCATGGTATTCTGTGATTTCACCCGAAAACTGTTCCACCATTTTGTGGAAAAGCTGGGATTTTAAAGAACAAGCTGCCGACGCACTGAAATTAACAGCCGAAGACATGAAAGGTTTTGGTTTGGTGGATGGGCTTATCGAAGAGCCCGAGGGCGGAGCACACCTTGATTTTGAAAAGGCAAGCGAGATTTTGAAAAAGAGAATTCTCAAAGAAATCAAAGCCTTGGATAAGATCGAAGTGCAAGATCGGGTAGATGCCCGTATCGAGAAGTTTTGTTCGATGGGTGTGGTGATTGAGTAA